A section of the Amblyomma americanum isolate KBUSLIRL-KWMA chromosome 2, ASM5285725v1, whole genome shotgun sequence genome encodes:
- the LOC144121055 gene encoding uncharacterized protein LOC144121055 isoform X1, producing MVNGVVTEVNRVVNRKVNRTVNGVVNVPKIGMRMRMGVSMSMVWAVVMVMFVVVSVSVPGVVAKKAKKGPGSFGLPPAPSSDCDGVAVAKGGATRVADSDDCTKYSLCLTTFGFKLDCPVGQHFSAAEGFCTSPEKAGCDPAFATAAPTPADAAEAAAEDSADANAESADQAEQPADEVQKVADDAEQGAEDVQKSADDAVDEA from the exons ATGGTCAACGGGGTGGTCACCGAGGTCAACCGGGTCGTCAACAGGAAAGTCAACAGGACCGTCAACGGGGTAGTCAACGTGCCGAAGATAGGAATGAGGATGAGGATGGGAGTGAGTATGAGCATGGTCTGGGCCGTCGTGATGGTCATGTTCGTTGTCGTGAGCGTCAGCGTCCCGGGTGTCGTGGCGAAGAAGGCGAAGAAGGGCCCAGGCTCGTTCGGACTGCCCCCAGCGCCCAGCTCGGACTGCGACGGTGTGGCGGTGGCTAAGGGAGGTGCCACGAGGGTGGCCGACTCCGACGACTGCACCAAGTACTCCCTCTGCCTGACCACGTTCGGCTTCAAGCTCGACTGCCCAGTGGGACAACACTTCAGTGCCGCTGAAGGCTTCTGCACATCCCCGGAGAAGGCCGGATGCGACCCAG CTTTTGCCACGGCTGCTCCCACCCCTGCAGacgctgctgaagctgctgctgaagacTCTGCAGATGCCAATGCTGAATCCGCTGATCAAGCTGAACAGCCTGCCGATGAAGTGCAAAAAGTCGCCGACGACGCCGAACAGGGAGCCGAGGATGTACAGAAATCCGCTGACGATGCCGTCGACGAGGCTTAG